A genomic segment from Clarias gariepinus isolate MV-2021 ecotype Netherlands chromosome 11, CGAR_prim_01v2, whole genome shotgun sequence encodes:
- the LOC128532869 gene encoding alpha-2-macroglobulin-like: MVVSQVHIRIRLLFVLVFSVYGHASGPYFMVTFPAVIESDSDAKLCVSLLKPNETLQVNVYLVHNNENRTLLQETVEKEMHQCYHFKAPRVKERSVQEIKVEVTGESFKMTQKRRVMFKSYDTLLFIQTDKPIYNPGQTVNFRIVAMDSNFIPLKQKYSTVSLQDNHQNRIGQWTNVSSKGLILQLSHELNAEAPQGYYQLRANTGNKVITQQFKVEKHVLPKFDVTVKAPEEHSVSDEEVNIEVCGKYTYGQPVPGQAEVQVCRKIKPHFSEAPLISPCLSETVEMSQTGCAFLLINVSTFLNTELEHKSENNLHITVTLKEEGTDISMVKTEKIKLSFQIGKVEFLDLPTNFERGNVINGKIKVTTFRGTPIPNKKVYLSEGERWSQKLLFNLTTDSNGLADFSIASPEDPATQIILRASVYFKEKYHAQKTPFFTNADARIQLLQPATPYSPVFSELLIESSEESFKCGAEIPITVNYYIVGETTENFSTDLIYTVLSKGSIVHHGHEKVNMEDSTDARKGKISFTLSVLAEFAPIVQVLAYTVLPSENVIAASKNFDVEKCFQNKVSLQFSPSKAVPGEKNTLELSAHPGSLCGLSAVDQSVFILEPGDRLNTDKIFKLLPVTSVSNYPYEVEDDLECLYVRPRRDTQSDHVYNTLEEVGLKMATNLAVGQPQCLIYKGVQYHRHVYGLRGMAPGSTRRFKDIDSNYVHVETVRKFFPETWIWQLEEVGASGSVQLPVTVPDTITTWDTEVFCVSSKGLGLAPPVQLTVFQPFFLELTLPYSIIRGEVFELKATVFNYLSKCIMVKVTPAPSSDYTLEPSSDGEYSSCLCANGRKTFKWTLTPSVLGVLNVTVSAEAEQSQTMCDNEIVSVPERGRIDTVTRSLIVKAEGTEKTKSQSWLLCPQGNSVSEELELSLPEDVIVGSARASVLVLGDILGSALKNLDGLLRMPYGCGEQNIALLAPNIYILQYLENTKQLTTAIRERATGFLKSGYQRQLNYKHLNGAYSTFGRGEGNTWLTSFVLRTFGKAQRYIFIDPEIISSAKQWLINMQRPDGCFIQQGRLFNNRMKGGVNDEVTITAYITASFLELGHTAHDAVVNKGLLCLKSSIGNMTNTYTTALMAYTFSLAGEKDLREQLLRELNSVSVLGVGHVHWSQSASDDSGALSVEISSYVLLAVLTTSELSAADLGYANRIVSWLVRQQNPYGGFSSTQDTVVALQALALYSIKVFSSDGASTVTIKSEAENSYTFDVNQNNRLLYQERSLQDVPGKYSIEVKGSSCVSVQTSLFYNIPTPSERSTLIIMAMTEGNCSKSFGHTLAINFSVIYNGALNNTNMIIVDIKLLSGFTADAGELQNQNLVERVDSKDDHVIMYIKEIQRNIPINYKLHIKQVLPVKNLKPAVIKVYDYYQTSKIFPRLWNFNFKIQMMTVLLPLSDFFI; this comes from the exons ATGGTGGTCAGTCAGGTCCACATAAGGATACGACTTCTGTTCGTCCTCGTTTTTTCTGTCTATGGACACGCATCAGGGCC ATATTTTATGGTGACATTTCCTGCAGTGATAGAGTCTGACTCTGATGCTAAACTGTGTGTGAGTCTTCTGAAGCCTAATGAGACTCTGCAAGTTAATGTTTATCTGGTTCACAACAATGAGAACAGAACTCTTTTACAAGAGACAGTGGAAAAGGAGATGCACCAATGCTATCATTTTAAG GCTCCACGGGTTAAAGAACGATCAGTGCAGGAGATCAAAGTAGAAGTTACTGGTGAAAGTtttaagatgacacaaaaaAGGAGAGTCATGTTTAAATCCTACGATACATTGCTTTTTATTCAGACTGATAAGCCCATTTACAATCCAGGGCAAACAG TGAATTTCAGAATTGTTGCTATGGATTCTAATTTTATCCCACTTAAACAAAAG TACAGCACAGTGAGCCTTCAG GATAATCACCAGAACAGGATTGGTCAGTGGACAAATGTCTCCTCGAAAGGCCTGATACTGCAGCTTTCACATGAGTTAAATGCTGAGGCTCCACAGGGATATTATCAGTTACGTGCTAACACTGGAAATAAAGTGATTACACAACAATTTAAGGTGGAAAAGCATG TTTTGCCCAAGTTTGACGTTACAGTAAAAGCGCCAGAAGAACACAGTGTTAGTGATGAGGAAGTAAATATAGAAGTTTGCGGAAA GTACACATATGGACAACCTGTACCTGGTCAAGCAGAGGTGCAGGTGTGCCGGAAAATAAAGCCGCATTTTTCTGAGGCACCGTTGATTTCACCCTGTCTGAGTGAAACTGTGGAG ATGAGTCAGACTGGCTGTGCATTTCTTCTCATCAATGTGTCAACTTTCCTGAATACTGAATTGGAACATAAATCTGAGAATAATCTTCATATTACAGTTACGCTCAAAGAGGAAGGAACAG aTATATCCATGgtgaaaactgaaaaaataaaactttctttCCAAATTGGTAAAGTGGAATTCCTCGATTTACCAACAAACTTTGAACGTGGAAATGTTATAAATGGAAAA ATTAAAGTTACTACCTTCAGGGGAACTCCCATTCCTAACAAGAAGGTGTATCTCTCAGAAGGTGAAAGGTGGTCTCAAAAGTTATTATTTAATCTTACTACAGACAGTAATGGATTGGCAGACTTCTCAATCGCTTCGCCCGAAGATCCTGCAACACAGATCATATTGCGG GCAAGTGTctattttaaggaaaaatatCATGCACAAAAAACACCATTCTTTACAAATGCTGATGCACGAATACAGCTGCTCCAACCTGCTACACCTTACAGCCCAGTGTTCAGTGAACTGTTAATAGAGAGCTCAGAGGAATCATTTAAATGTGGTGCTGAAATTCCAATAACCGTTAACTACTATATAGTTGGGGAAACTACTGAAAATTTCAGTACTGATCTCATATACACG GTTTTATCTAAAGGATCCATAGTCCATCATGGTCATGAGAAAGTTAATATGGAAGACTCTACCGATGccagaaaaggaaaaatatctTTTACACTCTCTGTTCTTGCTGAGTTCGCTCCTATAGTCCAGGTTCTAGCATACACTGTCCTCCCCAGTGAGAATGTCATTGCTGCTAGCAAGAATTTTGATGTGGAAAAATGCTTCCAAAATAAG GTTTCGCTACAGTTCTCTCCCTCCAAGGCAGTTCCTGGTGAGAAAAACACTCTCGAGCTCTCAGCTCATCCTGGTTCACTGTGTGGCCTCAGTGCTGTGGATCAGAGTGTCTTTATCCTGGAGCCTGGAGATCGTCTAAACACTGACAAG ATATTTAAATTGTTACCAGTAACATCGGTATCAAATTATCCCTATGAAGTTGAAGATGATCtggagtgtttgtatgttagaCCCCGGCGGGATACACAGAGTGACCACGTTTACAATACATTAGAG gAAGTGGGGCTGAAGATGGCAACAAATTTGGCTGTTGGGCAACCTCAATGTTTGATATACAAAGGCGTACAGTATCATCGTCATGTTTATG gCCTACGTGGAATGGCCCCCGGCAGTACAAGGAGATTTAAAGATATTGACTCAAATTATGTACATGTTGAGACAGTTCGTAAGTTCTTCCCAGAAACTTGGATATGGCAACTTGAAGAAGTTGG ggCCTCAGGATCAGTACAGCTTCCTGTCACTGTTCCTGACACCATCACCACTTGGGACACAGAGGTTTTCTGTGTGTCCTCTAAGGGTCTGGGACTGGCTCCTCCCGTTCAGCTTACTGTATTTCAACCCTTCTTCCTGGAGCTCACGTTACCCTACTCCATTATTAGGGGAGAGGTTTTTGAACTGAAGGCCACTGTTTTCAATTATCTTTCAAAATGCATTATG GTTAAAGTGACTCCGGCCCCTTCTTCAGACTACACTCTGGAGCCCTCTTCTGATGGCGAATATTCATCCTGTCTGTGTGCAAATGGCAGAAAGACCTTCAAATGGACTCTGACTCCCTCTGTGCTTG GAGTCTTGAATGTGACAGTGAGTGCAGAGGCAGAACAATCCCAGACTATGTGTGACAATGAGATTGTAAGTGTTCCAGAGAGAGGCCGCATTGACACGGTTACACGGAGCCTGATTGTAAAG GCTGAAGgaactgaaaaaacaaaaagtcaaaGCTGGTTATTATGCCCACAAG GCAACAGTGTTTCAGAAGAATTGGAGCTGAGTCTTCCTGAGGATGTAATAGTGGGATCAGCACGAGCTTCTGTTTTAGTActtg GAGACATACTTGGCAGTGCATTAAAAAATCTGGATGGACTACTAAGGATGCCATATGGTTGTGGAGAACAAAACATTGCCCTCCTTGCCCCCAATATCTACATTCTTCAGTATCTAGAGAACACTAAGCAGCTCACCACAGCCATCCGTGAGAGGGCTACTGGTTTCCTTAAGAGTG GATACCAGCGGCAGCTaaactataagcatttaaatggtgcatacAGCACATTTGGCAGGGGAGAGGGGAACACATG gTTAACTTCTTTTGTCTTGAGGACTTTTGGCAAAGCACAACGTTACATCTTTATTGATCCAGAAATCATTAGCAGTGCAAAACAATGGCTCATAAATATGCAGAGACCAGATGGTTGTTTTATACAACAGGGACGTCTGTTTAATAACAGAATGAAG GGTGGTGTAAATGATGAGGTGACAATTACTGCTTACATCACTGCATCATTCCTTGAACTTGGACATACAGCCCAC GATGCTGTTGTAAATAAAGGGTTGTTGTGCCTGAAGTCTTCTATTGGTAACATGACAAACACCTACACCACTGCACTGATGGCATACACTTTTAGTCTGGCTGGAGAGAAAGACCTTCGGGAGCAACTACTGAGAGAGCTGAATAGTGTTTCTGTTTTAGGAG TTGGACATGTTCACTGGTCTCAGTCAGCATCAGATGACTCTGGTGCATTGTCGGTGGAAATCAGTTCCTACGTGCTGCTAGCCGTTCTCACTACAAGTGAGCTCTCTGCCGCTGATTTGGGATACGCTAATAGGATAGTCAGCTGGTTGGTGAGGCAGCAAAATCCTTATGGAGGCTTTTCCTCCACCCAG GATACAGTTGTGGCCCTCCAAGCTCTGGCTCTGTACTCTATCAAAGTATTCAGCTCAGATGGTGCTAGCACAGTAACCATAAAGTCAGAAGCAGAAAACAGTTATACCTTTGATGTAAACCAAAACAACAGGTTACTGTACCAAGAAAGATCATTGCAGGATGTTCCTGGCAAATACAGCATTGAAGTGAAGGGTTCCAGCTGTGTGTCAGTACAG ACATCACTTTTCTACAACATCCCCACACCTAGTGAAAGAAGTACTTTAATCATCATGGCTATGACTGAGGGAAACTGCTCAAAATCATTTGGACATACTTTGGCCATCAATTTCTCTGTGAT